A genomic stretch from Trichoplusia ni isolate ovarian cell line Hi5 unplaced genomic scaffold, tn1 tig00000119, whole genome shotgun sequence includes:
- the LOC113506907 gene encoding maestro heat-like repeat-containing protein family member 1 yields the protein MAAPKSESLKDTVTVLINALGDSENSVNNVVIKSLTKIANTYPNEVIEIFCEFYKNTVKVNPTQLGNIVKVLEQTCVNQVKKLDPSSASNLVTAMLRAMMENVSYEPVVQMGASAVLVAVGHENLDLVLRSLINQLSPASVPHYTIAHTLGTLAAVNTHGVVPHIKEILSKMLPLLSLVKTDGLKQAFAYAFGHFAVAVSEQIGDNVENDNITSIKDNFVTEFTIIFDVLYNQWLASYEPKVSESVLEALGPITRLISERQFNETVNKFVLSLLSLYRKPAINYYYISQCISYLLSPSPLNPKLSLNDNVINSINHVLFNLVLLEPDYDQPQTVKNHFEVLRCFDHMAGQFPDQTIESLLHQCKNNQEKERMKAVIILTHLTTSSQVFVENYAVKFITLLKVMTAMEQGVKMKKLLVKAIVGLVYRNCITTAEDFTMVEFIIKHCGYEAPANVPKHDVLDLHDTCKSSLILMCNTVTSIRSQLRNLLLIALTGEEFTASMATICHCLTSLLQNHSDVIAEGQSDKEIEMKCSPDLVFVRCITHVVEPNQVERNKNILVFLEEYSGDVHKNLKNAWTVEIQRLLKFVETSESTEQWHSMLLDLLVSAVEQVNSNKWVEFIATLISQQVLTKKQSPMIKGVSLQYLAVLSCHMSNAAVVEKILKIILLALKSIPMESSDYVSKAVGIASRQHGEFIMNELDAIYKENESKRSSKILNFLSSRHSKSDSELSIVRYAVITCYGKVASECLDAHVLARLGDNVTSILFDILKSNPPFDLCKTSITTLYEISKALHPTYQQTIVLRNRWQLLNAVLEQIYNPNLDKRNVELYPIIVKASKALTKLQKGILPEERNTILRVLFNSIFGELASFKRKYEIEGNGDKNDNLAKTLNDSLSLLHRLIKELVIQSTCLSTIDDLIGLLIEWLRHENDEIRTASVMILQVIFDTYIKNVKLNYETPSKFGQMGYLLGLIIPGIADTNFAVRLTTVDCIKVIIQIQDLYEGHVIGPDDECMSNLGHLQNNILTNDLNMISDYCTALSDAICSKIPHHHNMQFIESLLEGYDDQEFRSMGVGAILDAFFSSKGQDLYQSIERIVEVMLITMDGVGADARSKLMKALTSLTRHHSNAVTAVLLAQKLPLKPSVVACWRCLARDEGLAPAITDNFLRLMTSVELYEDPYHITDHHIAALQPLTLISALGEMLQEDTMKPTCIAKFADLFSVLYTTLACYIDAESPAYTPPSNKNQERFGYVPNREAIKLSPARITVHTFNAFLDQADCQKVREACSLCLSIEHGDSAAAVAELAPLLGAALAAGGAGRAARLAARLAQAARAPLPPQRAAALALLADMLNYRCNDNTVLIETVLATLSTGWKDEHDRVRATSLRGAANIARLRPEQRAQALAGALAALSQGVDAQKTQTPTDNVPLAAIQGISRLLTELDKIDKEYERELLAISQKIRPFMNTDCAQLRENSIKLFGIIAGRVKSDALVEQGVSSLPCFLLHLCDNNPAVVRASKFTLKQVFKTFNVKKSNDFVQTHLLDEGRLYLDEFLSALLRQLADEMPASVAKCLQTAVNYLHCAREELKPHPPLLLGLLYAELHRIREKYPEETDLDPDITRTARTRLLQLIKDPNPHVRQNAAMALANICLVTAMDG from the exons ATGGCTGCACCAAAATCAGAGTCCCTGAAAg ATACAGTTACGGTATTAATAAATGCTCTTGGCGACAGCGAGAACTCTGTAAACAATGTTGTGATTAAGTCGCTCACTAAAATTGCGAATACTTATCCAAATGaagttatagaaatattttgcGAGTTCTACAAAAATACTGTGAAAGTGAACCCTACGCAGCTCGGAAATATTGTCAA GGTCCTAGAACAGACATGTGTGAATCAAGTGAAGAAGCTGGATCCGTCGTCAGCGAGCAACCTGGTGACCGCCATGCTGCGCGCCATGATGGAGAACGTCTCCTACGAGCCAGTCGTGCAGATGGGAGCCTCCGCTGTGCTGGTGGCTGTGGGACATGAGAACTTGGACCTG GTACTTCGGTCTCTCATCAACCAGCTGTCTCCAGCCTCGGTCCCTCACTACACGATAGCGCACACCCTGGGTACATTAGCAGCGGTGAACACGCACGGCGTCGTGCCTCATATTAAGGAGATTCTGAGCAAAATGTTGCCTCTACTCTCTCTCGTCAAGACTGATGGGCTGAAGCAGGCGTTTGCTTATG CTTTCGGCCATTTCGCAGTCGCGGTATCCGAGCAAATAGGTGATAACGTAGAAAACGACAACATTACATCTATAAAGGACAACTTTGTCACAGAATTCACCATAATATTTGACGTGTTATACAATCAATGGCTTGCTTCCTACGAACCTAAGGTCTCAGAGTCCGTTCTAGAAGCGCTCGGCCCTATCACGAGACTGATATCAGAACGACAGTTCAACGAAACAGTCAACAAGTTCGTGCTTTCATTGCTGTCTTTGTACCGCAAACCAGCAATCAACTACTACTACATAAGTCAATGTATATCGTACCTATTGTCCCCGTCGCCACTGAACCCCAAATTGAGTTTGAATGACAACGTCATAAACTCTATAAACCATGTGTTGTTCAATTTAGTTCTATTAGAACCAGACTACGATCAGCCTCAGACTGTTAAAAATCATTTCGAGGTACTCAGGTGTTTTGATCACATGGCTGGGCAGTTTCCCGACCAAACTATCGAGAGTCTTCTTCATCAATGTAAGAACAATCAGGAAAAAGAAAGGATGAAGGCTGTGATCATTCTCACTCATCTAACTACGTCATCACAGGTCTTTGTCGAAAATTACGCTGTGAAGTTTATTACACTGCTCAAAGTTATGACGGCAATGGAACAAGGAGTAAAAATGAAGAAGTTGCTTGTTAAGGCTATTGTAGGACTTGTGTACAGAAATTGCATCACAACCGCTGAAGATTTCACAATGGTtgagtttattataaaacactgCGGGTACGAAGCGCCCGCGAACGTTCCTAAACATGACGTCTTAGATTTACACGACACTTGCAAAAGTTCGTTAATACTGATGTGCAATACAGTTACCAGCATCAGATCCCAGTTACGGAATTTATTATTGATCGCGTTAACTGGTGAAGAGTTCACAGCGTCGATGGCAACAATCTGTCACTGCCTGACGTCGCTCCTCCAAAACCATTCGGACGTGATTGCCGAAGGACAGTCCGATAAAGAGATCGAAATGAAATGTTCCCCAGACTTAGTTTTCGTTAGGTGCATCACTCATGTCGTGGAACCAAATCAAGTTGAGAGGAACAAGAATATATTGGTTTTCCTTGAAGAGTATTCGGGGGATGTCCATAAGAACTTGAAGAACGCTTGGACGGTAGAAATACAGAGACTGTTGAAGTTCGTAGAGACAAGTGAATCGACGGAACAGTGGCATAGTATGCTGTTGGATCTCCTTGTTTCAGCAGTCGAACAAGTAAACAGCAATAAGTGGGTGGAATTCATTGCGACTTTAATATCACAGCAAGTACTGACAAAAAAACAGTCGCCGATGATTAAAGGCGTCTCCTTGCAGTACTTGGCTGTCCTTTCATGCCATATGTCCAACGCTGCGGTAGTCGAAAAGATTCTGAAGATTATATTGCTGGCCTTAAAGTCTATTCCGATGGAAAGCAGTGATTATGTAAGCAAAGCCGTAGGGATCGCGTCAAGACAGCATGGCGAGTTCATTATGAATGAGCTAGACGCGATCTACAAAGAAAATGAATCAAAGAGAAGCAGTAAGATACTCAACTTCCTTTCATCTAGACATTCGAAGTCAGATTCAGAGTTAAGTATTGTCAGGTACGCGGTGATTACGTGTTATGGTAAAGTAGCCAGCGAATGTTTGGATGCACATGTGTTAGCCAGGTTGGGCGATAACGTTACTTCCATCCTGTTTGACATTCTAAAGTCAAATCCTCCTTTCGACTTGTGTAAAACAAGTATCACAACGCTCTATGAGATCAGCAAAGCTTTGCACCCGACGTATCAACAGACAATTGTTTTGAGAAACCGCTGGCAGTTGCTTAATGCAGTTTTGGAGCAAATATACAATCCCAATTTGGATAAACGCAATGTGGAACTTTACCCTATTATTGTAAAAGCCTCTAAAGCGCTGACAAAGTTACAAAAAGGCATTCTACCCGAAgaaagaaacacaatacttagAGTCTTGTTTAATAGTATATTTGGAGAGCTCGCCTCATTCAAACGAAAGTATGAAATTGAAGGAAATGGAGATAAGAATGATAATTTAGCGAAAACACTTAACGATAGTCTATCGCTACTCCATCGACTGATTAAAGAATTAGTCATTCAGTCAACTTGTCTGAGCACAATCGATGatttaattggtttattaatCGAATGGCTTCGTCACGAAAACGACGAGATAAGGACAGCATCGGTCATGATACTACAAGTGATCTTTGACACGTATATCAAAAACGTGAAATTGAATTATGAGACGCCAAGCAAATTTGGTCAGATGGGCTACTTATTAGGGCTTATAATCCCTGGCATCGCTGACACGAACTTCGCTGTTCGATTGACAACAGTCGATTGTATAAAAGTTATCATTCAGATCCAAGATTTGTACGAAGGCCATGTGATTGGGCCTGACGACGAATGTATGTCGAATCTTGGTCATCTTCAGAACAATATCTTGACCAACGATCTCAACATGATCAGTGATTATTGTACAGCGTTGAGTGACGCCATCTGTTCGAAAATACCTCATCACCATAATATGCAGTTTATTGAGAGTCTGCTTGAAGGTTATGATGACCAGGAGTTCAGGAGTATGGGGGTCGGGGCTATCCTGGATGCTTTCTTCTCAAGTAAGGGTCAGGATCTGTACCAGAGTATAGAGAGGATAGTGGAAGTAATGTTGATCACTATGGATGGGGTCGGCGCTGATGCGAGGTCGAAGCTGATGAAGGCATTGACGTCATTGACGCGTCATCATTCTAATGCTGTGACTGCTGTGCTGTTGGCACAGAAGTTGCCTTTGAAACC GAGCGTGGTCGCCTGCTGGCGATGCCTCGCCCGGGACGAGGGGCTCGCTCCAGCCATCACGGACAACTTCCTGCGGCTGATGACGTCAGTGGAACTGTATGAGGACCCGTACCACATCACTGATCATCATATCGCTGCTCTACAGCCTTTGACT CTCATCAGTGCTCTTGGCGAAATGCTTCAAGAAGACACAATGAAACCAACGTGCATTGCTAAATTCGCTGACTTATTCTCCGTTCTGTACACGACTCTCGCTTGCTATATCGACGCGGAGTCGCCCGCTTACACGCCACCTTCAAACAAGAATCAGGAGCGATTCGGATATGTCCCCAATAGGGAAGCCATCAAACTATCCCCGGCTAGGATTACCGTGCACACGTTTAATGCGTTTTTGGATCAAGCTGACTGTCAGAAG GTCCGCGAGGCTTGCTCGCTGTGCCTGAGTATCGAGCACGGCGACAGCGCGGCGGCCGTGGCGGAGCTGGCGCCGCTgctgggcgcggcgctggcggcgggcggcgcggggcgggcggcgcggctgGCGGCGCGCCTGGCGCaggccgcgcgcgcgccgctcccgccgcagcgcgccgccgcgctcgcgctgctGGCCGACATGCTCAACTACAG ATGTAACGACAACACAGTCCTGATCGAGACAGTCCTGGCGACGCTGAGTACAGGCTGGAAGGACGAGCACGACCGCGTGCGGGCCACCAGCCTGCGCGGCGCCGCCAACATCGCGCGGCTGCGGCCCGAGCAGCGCGCGCAGGCCCTGGCCGGCGCGCTGGCCGCGCTCAGCCAGGGGGTCGACGCGCAGAAGACGCA GACTCCAACTGACAACGTGCCCCTTGCCGCCATCCAAGGAATAAGTCGCCTTCTAACGGAACTAGACAAGATAGACAAAGAGTACGAGAGGGAGTTACTCGCGATATCTCAGAAGATACGTCCGTTCATGAACACGGACTGCGCTCAACTGAGAGAGAACTCCATCAAACTATTTGGGATCATCGCTGGGCGAGTGAAGTCCGATGCTTTGGTGGAACAGGGCGTCAGCTCCTTGCCTTGTTTCTTACtgcatttgtgtgataataACCCGGCTGTTGTGAGG GCCAGCAAATTTACTCTAAAGCAAGTATTCAAGACTTTCAAcgtgaaaaaatcaaacgacTTCGTCCAAACCCACCTCTTAGACGAAGGTCGTTTATACCTGGATGAGTTTCTGTCAGCACTACTGAGGCAGTTGGCTGACGAGATGCCGGCCAGCGTCGCCAAGTGCCTGCAGACCGCCGTCAACTACCTGCACTGCGCGAGGGAAGAGCTGAAACCACACCCGCCGCTGTTACTTG GACTTCTCTACGCGGAACTGCACCGCATCCGCGAGAAGTACCCAGAAGAGACCGACCTGGACCCTGACATCACCAGGACAGCTCGCACTCGGCTACTCCAGCTCATCAAAGATCCCAACCCTCACGTCAGGCAGAACGCAGCCATGGCTCTGGCTAACATTTGTCTGGTCACCGCTATGGACGGATGA
- the LOC113506915 gene encoding uncharacterized protein LOC113506915, with product MPHRPLVVPPECASMLFNHKTSYRTDYRGFEITNVIRTVFKPKPVKPRPLPEPLKDIQALFPLRDPSVPFDMFHKPKEIVKTNPRIMQDKHERPEDTLRLHVQQTRPEVVMTPALHLDAVGEPMRQKFMDHIYKSTQMVALEEAVALSVKRPNVKAPLTNSYGTPSPEVSIEPLQLPYVSPEWRMQSVTWETNQLRSYVEPTKTFWKSRTPNCPECKETAARKAMQKMARMKRN from the exons ATGCCACATCGACCTCTTGTGGTGCCACCTGAGTGTGCATCCATGCTGTTCAACCATAAGACTAGTTACCGTACTGACTACAGAGGTTTTGAAATCACAAATGTGATCAGGACAGTGTTTAAGCCGAAGCCTGTGAAGCCAAGACCCTTGCCGGAGCCTCTTAAAGACATACAAGCTCTGTTTCCTCTGCGGGACCCGAGTGTACCGTTTGATATGTTTCATAAGCCGAAGGAAATCGTCAAAACTAACCCTCGTATTATGCAGGACAAGCAT GAGCGACCGGAGGACACGCTAAGACTGCACGTTCAGCAAACTCGTCCAGAGGTTGTCATGACCCCTGCTCTGCATTTAGATGCAGTAGGAGAACC AATGCGGCAGAAGTTTATGGACCACATTTACAAATCGACGCAGATGGTGGCACTGGAGGAGGCTGTCGCTCTATCAGTCAAGAGACCAAACGTTAAAGCCCCATTAACAAACTCATACGGAACGCCCTCACCG GAGGTATCAATAGAACCTCTGCAGCTTCCCTACGTGTCCCCGGAGTGGCGCATGCAGTCCGTCACCTGGGAGACCAACCAGCTCCGGTCTTATGTGGAACCAACCAAAACCTTCTGGAAGAGTAGAACTCCGAA TTGTCCGGAATGCAAAGAAACCGCAGCGAGGAAGGCAATGCAGAAAATGGCGCGAATGAAACGCAACTGA
- the LOC113506903 gene encoding uncharacterized protein LOC113506903 isoform X4, giving the protein MPEKMLFNYETTYRTDFRDGKLESSVKTIFIPKVKKPRNEPIPLKDIQALFPLRDPHVPFNLFHQPTPIIRTTPLVMQKRYEKPVDDMRLEVQKTRPKVVMAPALSMDQVEEPTRQTIVDFVYKSTVRKALDEAVELIHKEKKLRAPLVDKYAPARPVTIRSSKLPYVSPEWRMPSASWDKKQIRTYTQPTRTFWLSRELERCVPCEQTAAVLAHRKLICEQQTSK; this is encoded by the exons ATGCCGGAGAAAATGCTATTCAACTATGAGACGACATATCGAACTGACTTCAGAGATGGAAAACTGGAGAGTTCagtcaaaacaattttcattccCAAGGTTAAGAAGCCCAGGAATGAACCAATACCTTTGAAGGACATCCAGGCTCTGTTCCCACTGCGGGACCCTCACGTACCTTTTAATTTGTTCCATCAGCCGACCCCCATCATCAGAACCACGCCCTTGGTTATGCAGAAACGATAC GAGAAACCGGTAGACGACATGCGACTAGAAGTACAAAAGACTCGTCCAAAGGTTGTCATGGCCCCTGCTCTATCCATGGACCAAGTGGAGGAACC GACTCGACAAACTATAGTGGACTTCGTTTACAAGTCGACCGTGAGGAAAGCATTAGACGAAGCAGTTGAATTAATTCACAAGGAGAAGAAATTAAGGGCTCCCTTGGTGGACAAGTACGCGCCGGCGAGACCG GTAACAATAAGGTCGTCGAAGCTTCCATATGTTTCCCCGGAGTGGCGCATGCCGTCAGCCAGCTGGGACAAGAAGCAGATCAGGACGTACACACAACCCACCAGGACGTTCTGGCTATCGAGAGAACTGGAAAG GTGCGTGCCATGTGAACAAACAGCCGCAGTGCTTGCTCACAGGAAGCTCATTTGTGAGCAGCAGACGAGCAAATAA
- the LOC113506903 gene encoding uncharacterized protein LOC113506903 isoform X1, protein MSSVRIARMERMLFDRGTTYRNDYHGFELKPPVFTVYKEKPTCLTARPPPLKDVHTLSSWKDQAIPFNLLHKPRPIIDTDPREPQLIAKKTEDAGKENAIKTRPRLVMTPAVSMDDIENPRAREILCNEMYTSTITRATREAAASCDKIKAPFLGHPSPSNPITLPKLNPPYVSPEWRMETVSWDKRQLRTYCDPTKEFWLARGSPECRPCIDTAKIMAHRKRICQRELEKRTRRPPSSEPRPWLCRNDTRNR, encoded by the exons ATGTCGTCGGTCCGAATAGCAAGGATGGAGCGCATGCTCTTCGACCGAGGAACGACTTACAGAAACGACTACCACGGCTTTGAACTAAAGCCTCCGGTCTTCACTGTGTATAAGGAGAAGCCGACGTGTCTGACCGCTAGGCCTCCGCCCCTCAAAGACGTCCACACACTGTCTAGCTGGAAGGATCAGGCGATACCGTTTAACTTGCTACACAAACCGCGCCCCATCATCGATACAGACCCTAGGGAACCACAACTGATTGCT AAGAAAACTGAAGACGCGGGTAAGGAGAATGCTATCAAGACCAGACCCCGTCTTGTGATGACTCCAGCAGTCAGCATGGATGATATCGAGAACCCTCGCGCGCGGGAGATCCTCTGCAACGAGATGTACACCAGCACCATCACGAGAGCCACCAGGGAGGCAGCCGCGAGCTGCGATAAAATAAAAGCGCCGTTTTTAGGACATCCTTCTCCTTCCAACCCG ATAACCCTGCCCAAACTGAACCCACCGTACGTGTCTCCGGAGTGGCGCATGGAGACAGTGTCCTGGGACAAGCGCCAGCTGAGGACCTACTGCGATCCCACAAAGGAGTTCTGGCTTGCTAGAGGATCCCCAGA GTGCAGACCTTGCATAGACACAGCCAAAATAATGGCGCACAGGAAACGTATTTGTCAGAGGGAGCTTGAAAAGAGGACGCG CCGACCCCCATCATCAGAACCACGCCCTTGGTTATGCAGAAACGATAC GAGAAACCGGTAG
- the LOC113506903 gene encoding uncharacterized protein LOC113506903 isoform X2, with translation MSSVRIARMERMLFDRGTTYRNDYHGFELKPPVFTVYKEKPTCLTARPPPLKDVHTLSSWKDQAIPFNLLHKPRPIIDTDPREPQLIAKKTEDAGKENAIKTRPRLVMTPAVSMDDIENPRAREILCNEMYTSTITRATREAAASCDKIKAPFLGHPSPSNPITLPKLNPPYVSPEWRMETVSWDKRQLRTYCDPTKEFWLARGSPECRPCIDTAKIMAHRKRICQRELEKRTRLRSPGMNQYL, from the exons ATGTCGTCGGTCCGAATAGCAAGGATGGAGCGCATGCTCTTCGACCGAGGAACGACTTACAGAAACGACTACCACGGCTTTGAACTAAAGCCTCCGGTCTTCACTGTGTATAAGGAGAAGCCGACGTGTCTGACCGCTAGGCCTCCGCCCCTCAAAGACGTCCACACACTGTCTAGCTGGAAGGATCAGGCGATACCGTTTAACTTGCTACACAAACCGCGCCCCATCATCGATACAGACCCTAGGGAACCACAACTGATTGCT AAGAAAACTGAAGACGCGGGTAAGGAGAATGCTATCAAGACCAGACCCCGTCTTGTGATGACTCCAGCAGTCAGCATGGATGATATCGAGAACCCTCGCGCGCGGGAGATCCTCTGCAACGAGATGTACACCAGCACCATCACGAGAGCCACCAGGGAGGCAGCCGCGAGCTGCGATAAAATAAAAGCGCCGTTTTTAGGACATCCTTCTCCTTCCAACCCG ATAACCCTGCCCAAACTGAACCCACCGTACGTGTCTCCGGAGTGGCGCATGGAGACAGTGTCCTGGGACAAGCGCCAGCTGAGGACCTACTGCGATCCCACAAAGGAGTTCTGGCTTGCTAGAGGATCCCCAGA GTGCAGACCTTGCATAGACACAGCCAAAATAATGGCGCACAGGAAACGTATTTGTCAGAGGGAGCTTGAAAAGAGGACGCG GTTAAGAAGCCCAGGAATGAACCAATACCTTTGA
- the LOC113506903 gene encoding uncharacterized protein LOC113506903 isoform X3, producing MSSVRIARMERMLFDRGTTYRNDYHGFELKPPVFTVYKEKPTCLTARPPPLKDVHTLSSWKDQAIPFNLLHKPRPIIDTDPREPQLIAKKTEDAGKENAIKTRPRLVMTPAVSMDDIENPRAREILCNEMYTSTITRATREAAASCDKIKAPFLGHPSPSNPITLPKLNPPYVSPEWRMETVSWDKRQLRTYCDPTKEFWLARGSPECRPCIDTAKIMAHRKRICQRELEKRTRGF from the exons ATGTCGTCGGTCCGAATAGCAAGGATGGAGCGCATGCTCTTCGACCGAGGAACGACTTACAGAAACGACTACCACGGCTTTGAACTAAAGCCTCCGGTCTTCACTGTGTATAAGGAGAAGCCGACGTGTCTGACCGCTAGGCCTCCGCCCCTCAAAGACGTCCACACACTGTCTAGCTGGAAGGATCAGGCGATACCGTTTAACTTGCTACACAAACCGCGCCCCATCATCGATACAGACCCTAGGGAACCACAACTGATTGCT AAGAAAACTGAAGACGCGGGTAAGGAGAATGCTATCAAGACCAGACCCCGTCTTGTGATGACTCCAGCAGTCAGCATGGATGATATCGAGAACCCTCGCGCGCGGGAGATCCTCTGCAACGAGATGTACACCAGCACCATCACGAGAGCCACCAGGGAGGCAGCCGCGAGCTGCGATAAAATAAAAGCGCCGTTTTTAGGACATCCTTCTCCTTCCAACCCG ATAACCCTGCCCAAACTGAACCCACCGTACGTGTCTCCGGAGTGGCGCATGGAGACAGTGTCCTGGGACAAGCGCCAGCTGAGGACCTACTGCGATCCCACAAAGGAGTTCTGGCTTGCTAGAGGATCCCCAGA GTGCAGACCTTGCATAGACACAGCCAAAATAATGGCGCACAGGAAACGTATTTGTCAGAGGGAGCTTGAAAAGAGGACGCG aggattttaa